The Neorhodopirellula lusitana genome contains a region encoding:
- a CDS encoding DUF1559 domain-containing protein translates to MTTKKTLKPRGFTLVELLVVIAIIGVLVGLLLPAVQAAREAARRMSCSNNFKQIGLGMHNYHSAYNQLPIQGTGTRASGGNRWWADKDDGNLHRLSFLVGITPFIEQQALWEQLSNPMLGRTDGSTTNNPGGTIPWPALGPTPAQVQYIPWATELPGYRCPSDPGTGLPSLGRTNYAACLGDSIVQSASGFIDVRGERGTAYETNEYYSTRTRASARGTFVSLKSMRFRDILDGLANTIAAGEIATDLGDKDKRTSFPQAAGTVLSESVIRDNPSVCQDDPTPLVDPARPQFWHSDTPIDSSIRARGFRWADAMPAFSSCFTILPPNRESCTYAPDSNNRAAWTSGTYGVTSRHQGGAHVLMGDGAVKFVTDSIEAGDSRAGMVYYDKTSGPQSPGSQSPYGLWGSLGTRASREVISEEF, encoded by the coding sequence TTGACTACGAAGAAAACCTTAAAGCCACGAGGCTTCACCCTTGTTGAACTCTTAGTGGTTATTGCCATTATCGGCGTTCTCGTTGGCCTATTGCTACCAGCGGTGCAAGCTGCTCGCGAAGCTGCGCGACGCATGAGCTGCAGCAACAACTTCAAGCAGATTGGGCTGGGCATGCACAATTACCACAGTGCCTACAATCAACTGCCGATTCAAGGAACAGGCACCCGCGCTTCGGGTGGCAATCGATGGTGGGCCGACAAAGACGACGGCAATCTGCACCGTCTTAGTTTCCTTGTGGGCATCACTCCGTTCATTGAGCAGCAAGCACTTTGGGAGCAACTCAGTAATCCGATGTTGGGGCGAACCGATGGCTCGACAACGAACAACCCCGGCGGAACCATCCCTTGGCCAGCTTTGGGGCCAACACCTGCACAGGTCCAGTACATCCCGTGGGCAACAGAACTTCCCGGTTACCGCTGCCCCAGCGACCCAGGCACCGGGCTGCCTTCGCTAGGCCGCACCAACTACGCCGCCTGCCTCGGTGATTCAATCGTCCAGTCAGCAAGCGGGTTCATTGACGTTCGCGGTGAACGCGGCACGGCTTACGAAACCAACGAATACTACAGCACCCGCACAAGAGCTTCAGCACGAGGCACATTTGTTTCGTTGAAGTCGATGCGATTCCGTGACATCCTTGATGGACTTGCCAACACCATCGCCGCCGGGGAGATCGCAACCGATCTCGGCGACAAGGACAAGCGAACATCGTTTCCGCAAGCTGCTGGAACGGTACTGTCGGAGAGTGTGATCCGGGACAATCCTTCGGTATGCCAAGATGACCCAACCCCATTGGTTGATCCAGCTCGTCCTCAGTTCTGGCACTCCGACACACCGATTGACTCCTCAATCCGTGCTCGAGGGTTTCGCTGGGCTGACGCCATGCCCGCTTTCTCAAGCTGCTTCACTATCCTGCCACCCAACCGAGAAAGCTGCACCTATGCTCCGGACAGCAACAATCGCGCGGCATGGACAAGTGGAACGTACGGCGTGACAAGTCGCCACCAAGGTGGTGCTCATGTCCTGATGGGCGATGGTGCAGTCAAGTTTGTCACCGACTCAATCGAAGCCGGCGATTCACGAGCAGGCATGGTTTACTACGACAAGACTTCTGGGCCACAATCGCCAGGCTCGCAAAGCCCTTACGGCTTGTGGGGTTCACTGGGAACACGTGCGTCTCGCGAAGTGATCAGCGAAGAGTTTTAG
- a CDS encoding class II aldolase/adducin family protein yields the protein MSKTETLQELLELSHFLGEEHRDLAILGEGNTSAKIDDDTFLVKASGSCLETLTANDLVACRFDSLLSMLDKTELSDQDIEDHLFACRVDDKAKKPSVETLFHAYLLTLPGVEFVGHTHSIPVNQVLCSPLAEKFATQKLFPDEIVCCGAESVFVPYTDPGLQLSQVIRTKTQAFVEQYGVPPRVILLANHGLITLGKTPGAVKAAMLMAHKSAQIFAGAAALGGPTFMTTEDVDRIANRIDEHYRQKALKL from the coding sequence ATGTCCAAAACAGAAACCCTGCAAGAACTTCTTGAGCTCTCTCATTTCCTGGGCGAAGAGCATCGTGACCTCGCCATCTTAGGCGAAGGAAACACGTCGGCCAAAATCGATGACGACACGTTCCTGGTCAAAGCGAGCGGCAGCTGCCTCGAAACGCTAACCGCGAACGACCTCGTTGCTTGCCGCTTTGATTCGCTGTTGTCCATGCTGGATAAAACCGAACTGAGCGACCAAGACATCGAAGACCACTTGTTCGCTTGCCGAGTCGACGACAAAGCAAAGAAACCTTCCGTCGAAACGCTTTTTCACGCTTACCTGCTGACATTGCCGGGCGTTGAATTTGTGGGCCACACGCACAGCATCCCCGTGAACCAGGTTCTCTGCTCGCCACTGGCTGAAAAGTTCGCGACCCAAAAGCTGTTCCCCGATGAAATCGTGTGCTGTGGAGCCGAATCGGTATTCGTCCCTTACACCGACCCAGGCTTGCAATTGTCACAAGTCATTCGCACCAAAACGCAAGCGTTCGTTGAACAATACGGTGTACCGCCCCGCGTTATCTTGCTGGCTAACCACGGCTTGATCACGCTTGGCAAAACACCTGGCGCGGTGAAAGCAGCGATGTTGATGGCGCACAAGTCGGCTCAGATTTTCGCTGGGGCTGCTGCACTGGGCGGACCGACCTTCATGACGACCGAAGACGTCGACCGCATCGCCAACCGAATTGATGAACACTACCGCCAAAAGGCCCTGAAGCTATGA
- a CDS encoding phytanoyl-CoA dioxygenase family protein — MFEADLERDGFCLLRHAVTNETVSGLLAVCTNAFSDESRSVRARSSRGHVYAARNLIEAIPEVTSIWQNDLLVGFLRDQLGDSFGLVRALFFNKPPDRTWNLPWHQDTSIAVKDNSVASSSFSRPTLKAGVPHLIASDDILHQMLTLRIHLDEVTDDNGPLRVVPGSHVARESQGIGFPNAVTVQAAVGDVLAMRPLIQHASGPSAAGTTRHRRILHLEFAADPELPDGVQWHHFVQGTIG; from the coding sequence ATGTTCGAAGCAGATCTTGAACGCGACGGGTTTTGCTTATTGCGACACGCGGTAACCAATGAAACGGTGAGCGGCTTACTCGCCGTATGCACTAACGCGTTTTCAGATGAATCACGGTCCGTCCGTGCGCGATCGAGCCGTGGTCATGTCTACGCAGCCAGAAACTTGATCGAAGCGATCCCAGAGGTCACTTCGATTTGGCAAAACGATTTGCTTGTTGGCTTTCTGCGTGATCAGCTCGGGGACTCGTTTGGTCTTGTCCGAGCATTGTTCTTCAACAAGCCTCCAGATCGAACTTGGAACCTGCCGTGGCACCAAGACACATCAATTGCGGTGAAAGACAACTCGGTCGCCTCCTCGTCTTTTTCACGTCCGACCTTGAAAGCAGGCGTGCCTCATCTGATCGCCAGCGACGACATTTTGCATCAGATGCTAACGCTACGTATTCACCTGGACGAGGTGACGGACGACAACGGTCCGCTACGGGTGGTCCCAGGTTCCCATGTGGCTCGAGAAAGCCAGGGAATTGGGTTCCCAAACGCGGTGACGGTGCAGGCCGCCGTCGGCGATGTTTTAGCAATGCGACCGCTGATCCAGCACGCCAGCGGTCCGTCCGCGGCAGGCACCACACGCCACCGACGCATTCTTCATCTTGAGTTTGCGGCCGATCCTGAACTCCCCGACGGCGTGCAGTGGCACCATTTTGTACAGGGAACGATTGGATAG
- a CDS encoding L-fucose isomerase: MSANPTSPSVFQGDLPKIGIRPTIDGRLGGVRESLEDQTMGLAGRVASMIEANIRYPNGDPVKCVIAESCIGGIAEASAAEALFRRENVGVSLTVTPCWCYGSETMDMDPLRPKAVFGYNGTERPGAVYLAAALAGHTQKGVPAFGIYGRDVQEAGDENMPADVQEKILNFAQCGLAAALMRGKAYLSMGGTSMGIAGSMVDFAFWEKWLGMRVEDIDMSEFAGRMRKGQYDQAEFDKALAWVKENCPEGDDYNTEDQKRSRETLDTEWEDNVKMSLIARDLMVGNPKLVDMGLGEQAQGHQAIAAGFQGQRQWTDHFPNGDFMEAILNTSFDWNGKRAPYIVATENDALNGATMLFGHLLTNTAQVFADLRTYWSPDAVSQVCDGYQLEGHASDGLLHLINSGPATLDGTGQQSAADGTPTMKPFWDISDEEVDKCLKATTWHPSVTEYFPGGGMSTRYSTLGGMPATMTRINLVDGLGPALQIAEGFTVELPTKVHDVLDQRTNPTWPTTWFAPTLKDSGVFRSTYEVMNNWGANHCVMTAGHVGHLFITLASLLRIPVYMHNVEEDRVFRPSAWNAFGTEDREAADFRACQNFGPLYGRV, encoded by the coding sequence ATGAGCGCCAACCCAACCTCACCCAGCGTCTTCCAAGGCGACCTTCCCAAAATCGGCATTCGTCCCACGATTGACGGACGCCTGGGCGGTGTACGCGAGTCTCTGGAAGATCAAACCATGGGCTTGGCTGGCCGCGTTGCCAGCATGATCGAAGCGAACATTCGTTATCCCAACGGGGATCCGGTGAAGTGCGTGATCGCTGAAAGCTGCATTGGTGGGATCGCCGAAGCATCCGCTGCCGAAGCGTTGTTCCGCCGCGAGAACGTTGGCGTGTCGCTGACCGTGACACCTTGTTGGTGCTACGGATCCGAAACAATGGACATGGATCCACTGCGTCCCAAGGCCGTGTTTGGTTACAACGGAACCGAGCGTCCTGGCGCGGTTTACCTTGCGGCCGCGTTGGCCGGCCACACCCAAAAGGGCGTTCCCGCCTTCGGCATCTATGGGCGTGACGTCCAAGAAGCTGGCGACGAAAACATGCCAGCGGACGTTCAGGAAAAGATCTTGAACTTCGCCCAGTGCGGACTTGCCGCGGCTTTGATGCGGGGCAAAGCTTATCTATCGATGGGCGGCACCTCGATGGGTATCGCTGGATCGATGGTCGACTTCGCGTTTTGGGAAAAATGGTTGGGCATGCGTGTCGAAGACATCGACATGAGCGAATTTGCAGGCCGGATGCGTAAGGGACAGTACGACCAAGCCGAGTTCGACAAAGCATTAGCTTGGGTCAAGGAAAACTGCCCCGAAGGCGACGACTACAACACCGAAGACCAAAAACGTTCCCGCGAGACCCTCGACACCGAGTGGGAAGACAACGTGAAGATGTCGCTGATCGCGCGAGACCTGATGGTGGGCAATCCCAAGTTGGTCGACATGGGGTTGGGCGAACAAGCTCAAGGGCACCAAGCGATCGCGGCCGGTTTCCAGGGCCAACGTCAGTGGACCGACCACTTCCCCAATGGGGACTTCATGGAAGCGATCCTGAACACCTCGTTTGACTGGAACGGAAAACGAGCTCCCTACATCGTCGCGACCGAAAACGATGCCCTCAATGGTGCCACAATGCTGTTCGGTCACTTACTGACCAACACGGCACAGGTGTTCGCCGACCTGCGAACTTACTGGAGCCCTGATGCGGTTTCACAGGTTTGCGATGGCTACCAACTCGAAGGCCACGCTTCGGATGGCTTGTTGCACCTGATCAATTCAGGACCTGCCACGCTGGACGGCACCGGCCAACAAAGTGCAGCCGATGGTACACCCACGATGAAGCCATTCTGGGACATCAGCGACGAAGAAGTCGATAAGTGCCTGAAAGCAACAACCTGGCACCCGTCGGTGACGGAATACTTCCCTGGCGGTGGCATGAGCACTCGCTACAGCACGCTGGGTGGAATGCCTGCAACGATGACCCGCATCAACCTGGTTGATGGACTCGGCCCAGCCTTGCAAATCGCCGAAGGCTTCACCGTTGAGCTTCCCACCAAGGTTCACGATGTACTGGATCAACGGACCAACCCAACTTGGCCAACGACTTGGTTCGCGCCCACACTGAAAGACTCCGGCGTATTCCGCTCAACTTACGAAGTCATGAACAATTGGGGTGCCAATCACTGCGTCATGACCGCCGGTCATGTCGGGCACCTCTTCATCACGCTGGCGTCGCTGTTGCGAATCCCGGTTTACATGCACAACGTGGAAGAAGACCGCGTGTTCCGCCCCAGTGCTTGGAATGCGTTCGGGACCGAAGACCGCGAAGCAGCTGACTTCCGCGCCTGCCAAAACTTCGGCCCACTGTACGGACGAGTCTAA
- a CDS encoding rhamnulokinase produces the protein MSEKYYVACDLGAESGRVILGNVTDGKLVLEELHRFPNSAARIQGSLRWNVLGIFEELKKGLRKVADRNVLVSSLSVDSWGVDYVLFNQNQPMLSLPYQYRDSRTEGTYEPAIKKAGREKIFNETGIQFMSINTLYHMIADVQENSDVLEVADQFLTIADYLNYLFSGVASNEVSLASTTQMYNPTTGNWSDELIREFSLPAKLFPPIVPSGTRLGPLTDELRSETGLQNVDVVATCSHDTGAAVAAVPAEAGDDWAYLSSGTWSLIGVELPQPLINEKARTENFTNEAGFGGTTRFLKNIVGLWLLQESRRSWIRQGQEYGYAELNQLADEAEPFRSLVDPNNAAFMSPSDMPTAIVDFCQKTGQPAPETPGQFTRCILESLSLLYGQTLDTLEGLTDRKITKLHIVGGGSQSTLLNQFAANATGRTVMAGPVEATAVGNVLIQAVALGDLDSLGSIRELVRKSFPIETYHPDSSAQWQEARQRFQQFESMT, from the coding sequence ATGAGCGAAAAGTACTACGTTGCCTGCGATCTCGGTGCTGAGAGCGGGCGTGTGATCTTGGGGAACGTCACCGACGGTAAGCTCGTCCTAGAAGAGCTCCATCGGTTCCCCAACAGTGCCGCGCGCATTCAGGGTTCACTGCGTTGGAACGTCCTGGGCATCTTCGAAGAATTGAAAAAGGGCCTCCGTAAGGTGGCCGACCGGAACGTTTTGGTTTCCTCGCTAAGCGTGGATTCCTGGGGCGTTGATTACGTTCTGTTCAATCAGAACCAACCGATGCTCTCCCTACCGTATCAGTACCGTGATTCACGAACTGAAGGCACTTACGAGCCAGCGATCAAAAAGGCAGGGCGAGAAAAGATCTTCAATGAAACTGGTATCCAGTTCATGTCGATCAACACCCTGTACCACATGATCGCCGACGTTCAAGAGAACTCGGACGTACTAGAAGTGGCGGATCAATTCCTGACGATCGCTGACTATTTGAACTATCTGTTCAGTGGGGTTGCCAGCAACGAGGTCAGCCTTGCCAGCACGACTCAGATGTACAACCCGACCACGGGCAACTGGTCCGACGAACTCATTCGAGAGTTCAGCTTACCGGCGAAGCTCTTCCCACCCATCGTCCCATCTGGCACCCGCCTGGGGCCGTTAACGGACGAATTGCGAAGTGAAACGGGCTTGCAAAACGTGGACGTCGTCGCGACCTGTTCGCACGACACCGGCGCTGCCGTCGCAGCCGTCCCCGCCGAAGCAGGCGACGACTGGGCCTACCTCAGTTCGGGTACTTGGTCTTTGATTGGTGTCGAGCTTCCGCAGCCGCTGATCAACGAAAAGGCGAGAACTGAAAACTTCACCAATGAAGCCGGATTCGGTGGAACAACTCGTTTCCTTAAGAACATCGTTGGCTTGTGGCTTTTGCAAGAATCACGTCGATCGTGGATCCGGCAAGGCCAAGAGTACGGCTATGCGGAACTGAATCAACTTGCTGATGAAGCCGAGCCGTTCCGCAGCTTGGTTGATCCGAACAACGCGGCTTTCATGAGCCCGAGCGACATGCCGACCGCGATTGTCGATTTCTGCCAGAAAACGGGCCAACCGGCTCCAGAGACGCCCGGCCAATTCACGAGGTGCATCTTGGAGAGCCTGTCGCTGTTGTACGGCCAGACCCTTGACACTCTTGAAGGATTAACTGACCGCAAGATCACCAAATTGCACATCGTCGGCGGTGGCAGCCAGAGCACCTTGCTGAACCAGTTCGCTGCCAATGCAACGGGCCGAACTGTGATGGCTGGACCCGTTGAAGCAACTGCGGTTGGGAACGTCCTGATTCAGGCGGTCGCGCTGGGCGATTTGGATTCACTCGGTTCAATTCGAGAGCTGGTTCGAAAGTCCTTCCCGATCGAAACTTATCACCCCGATTCATCGGCCCAGTGGCAAGAAGCTCGCCAGCGGTTTCAGCAGTTCGAATCAATGACTTGA
- a CDS encoding aldehyde dehydrogenase family protein, whose amino-acid sequence MTTTVARTLLPEVESFLGRGSHGSFVGGKPATCKSGATIATTDPGCGEVLAEVLELDSDEVHAAVDVADEAFRKAPWANLPANERSAMMHRLADAVEKHKFIIAQIESLDAGKVEAQAQGDVQNFADTLRYFADMAQHMSPRTTLAVKGHEAWTSRKPWGTCAFIFPWNFPFLLIGWGIAPALAAGNTVVIKPAEDTPLSAIYVAELAKEAGIPDGVINVVTGRGATVGAALSSNPKIKRMSFTGSPEVGRLVGESCGKNLVPVKLELGGKGAAVIFDDVDVAETATKLSAAITFHAGQVCCDATRWLVHKDIYDEFVDQCIDRLTKVKIGYQLDADTQMGPVCNAKQRQRVLSYLEKGQAQGAEFLLEGGPATVDGYDGHFVKPALLAGSLDNVAAQEEIFGPVAYLAPFDNEAQAIEMANHTVYGLANSVWTADLGRAARVAESMIAGNSWINAHNVFAHGVPYGGVNQSGVGGGVLSVETLMDYYRSTSVVRPLS is encoded by the coding sequence ATGACCACGACCGTCGCCCGAACTCTTTTACCAGAAGTTGAATCATTCCTAGGCCGTGGTTCGCACGGTAGTTTTGTTGGCGGGAAACCCGCGACGTGCAAGAGTGGCGCGACGATCGCGACCACCGACCCAGGATGCGGCGAAGTGCTTGCTGAAGTGCTCGAACTGGATTCGGACGAGGTTCACGCCGCCGTGGATGTGGCTGACGAAGCCTTCCGCAAAGCACCTTGGGCCAATCTGCCAGCGAACGAGCGGTCGGCAATGATGCACCGGCTTGCCGATGCCGTGGAAAAGCACAAGTTCATCATCGCCCAAATTGAATCCTTGGATGCCGGCAAGGTGGAAGCCCAAGCCCAAGGCGATGTGCAGAACTTCGCGGACACGCTTCGGTACTTCGCGGACATGGCACAACACATGAGTCCACGAACGACCCTCGCAGTCAAAGGGCACGAGGCCTGGACGAGCCGCAAGCCTTGGGGCACCTGTGCGTTTATCTTCCCATGGAACTTCCCGTTCCTGTTGATCGGCTGGGGCATTGCACCGGCATTGGCAGCTGGCAACACCGTCGTCATCAAGCCAGCGGAAGACACGCCTCTGTCAGCGATTTACGTGGCCGAACTTGCGAAGGAAGCGGGCATCCCCGACGGAGTGATCAACGTGGTCACCGGGCGAGGAGCGACCGTCGGTGCGGCGTTGTCATCGAATCCGAAAATCAAACGCATGTCCTTCACCGGATCACCGGAAGTCGGACGATTGGTCGGCGAATCTTGTGGTAAGAACCTGGTTCCCGTCAAACTGGAACTGGGCGGCAAAGGGGCTGCGGTGATCTTCGATGACGTGGATGTTGCCGAAACTGCGACCAAGCTGTCCGCCGCCATCACCTTTCACGCTGGTCAAGTTTGCTGTGATGCGACTCGCTGGCTGGTCCACAAAGACATCTACGACGAGTTCGTCGACCAGTGCATCGACCGACTTACGAAGGTCAAGATCGGCTACCAACTTGACGCGGACACTCAAATGGGACCTGTCTGCAACGCCAAGCAGCGTCAGCGAGTCCTGTCTTACCTGGAAAAAGGGCAAGCTCAAGGTGCGGAATTCTTGCTAGAAGGCGGCCCTGCAACGGTCGACGGATACGATGGCCACTTCGTTAAGCCCGCGTTGCTTGCCGGCTCGCTGGACAACGTCGCTGCTCAAGAAGAAATCTTTGGCCCGGTTGCTTACCTAGCTCCTTTCGACAACGAAGCTCAAGCCATCGAGATGGCGAACCATACCGTTTACGGACTGGCCAACAGTGTCTGGACAGCGGACCTGGGCCGAGCCGCCCGCGTCGCTGAATCGATGATTGCGGGCAACAGCTGGATTAATGCCCACAACGTGTTCGCCCACGGCGTTCCGTACGGCGGAGTCAATCAAAGCGGGGTCGGTGGCGGTGTGCTGTCGGTTGAGACATTGATGGACTATTACCGCAGCACCTCGGTTGTGCGTCCACTGAGCTAA
- a CDS encoding alpha-hydroxy acid oxidase, translated as MKLGYDPRYPSIEDLRNRAKHRIPGFAFDYLDGGCNEDVNLHRNTSDIRAIELIPQYLSEHIRSDMSTELFGHTYDAPFGISPIGLQGLMWPKTPEILAKAAFDHNVPFCLSTVSTASIETIAKITEGKAWFQLYHPTEQSVRDDIINRAKEAELPVLVILADVPTFGYRPRDIRNGLAMPPSMSLKNILQIFGCPQWALSTLINGKPEFETLKPYIPAGLNLKQLGLFMDKTFSGRLNEEKIKPIRDMWPGKLVVKGIACEADAERSLRLGVDGLWVSNHGGRQLDAGQSAIKALRTVAAKFKDQTTIMMDSGIRGGPDIARTMAAGADFTMLGRSFMYGTAALGKQGGDHTIAILKRQLQQVMEQICCQRTQDFPNHISAETA; from the coding sequence ATGAAATTAGGCTACGACCCTCGCTACCCCAGCATCGAAGACCTGCGAAACCGCGCGAAACATCGCATTCCAGGTTTCGCTTTCGACTATCTCGACGGCGGATGCAACGAAGATGTCAATCTGCACCGAAACACGTCCGACATCCGTGCTATTGAGCTGATTCCACAGTACCTTTCCGAGCACATTCGCTCGGACATGAGTACCGAATTGTTCGGACACACCTACGATGCTCCCTTCGGTATTTCACCGATTGGACTGCAAGGTTTGATGTGGCCCAAGACGCCTGAGATTTTGGCCAAGGCCGCCTTTGACCATAACGTGCCGTTTTGCTTAAGCACGGTTTCGACCGCCAGCATCGAGACGATCGCGAAGATCACCGAAGGAAAAGCCTGGTTCCAGCTTTACCATCCCACCGAACAAAGCGTTCGCGACGACATCATCAATCGCGCCAAAGAAGCCGAACTTCCCGTGTTGGTGATTCTGGCCGACGTTCCGACCTTCGGATATCGCCCCCGTGATATTCGCAACGGTTTGGCAATGCCGCCAAGCATGTCGCTAAAGAACATCCTACAAATTTTCGGTTGCCCCCAATGGGCGCTTAGCACGCTGATCAACGGCAAACCTGAATTTGAAACACTGAAGCCCTACATACCGGCCGGCCTGAATCTCAAGCAACTCGGTTTGTTCATGGACAAGACCTTCTCGGGTCGTTTGAACGAAGAAAAGATCAAGCCCATTCGCGACATGTGGCCAGGCAAACTGGTCGTGAAAGGTATCGCCTGCGAAGCCGATGCCGAGCGTTCGCTTCGCTTGGGTGTTGATGGCCTGTGGGTTTCCAATCACGGTGGACGGCAACTCGACGCCGGCCAATCGGCGATCAAAGCCTTGCGTACGGTCGCAGCGAAATTCAAAGATCAAACCACCATCATGATGGATTCTGGAATCCGGGGCGGCCCAGACATCGCTCGCACCATGGCGGCGGGAGCCGACTTCACGATGCTGGGGCGGTCCTTCATGTACGGGACTGCTGCACTCGGCAAACAAGGCGGCGATCACACAATCGCAATCCTGAAACGTCAACTGCAACAGGTGATGGAACAGATTTGTTGCCAGCGAACGCAGGATTTCCCGAACCACATCTCCGCCGAAACCGCCTAA
- a CDS encoding class II aldolase/adducin family protein, which translates to MSIQRPLIHPRDEIMQTMSRIYGYRMTTTSGGNLSIREENGDIWISPARVDKGNLTRNDIVCVKADGSTEGLHPPSSEFPFHKAIYAARPDIRAIVHAHPVALVAFSICHAAPNTRLFHQTHSISGNVGFAPYACPGSEELGQSIAATFAQGCDSVILENHGVVVGSDSLASAFERFEAFEFAGKTSIKANQLGTVRYLDDAQLKQAANRSVKLPTFEPGIATEQERELRLKLCQFLKRGCRQRLLISTEGSFSARLGDDSYLITPTQKDRESLSIDDLVLVKDGHSETGKKPSRAALAHQAIYAKHPDVQAIVFAHPVNGTAFSVTDVKFDTRTIPESYVFLLDVAHVPYGVQYQNDGSIADHVSPKGPAAILENDGVLVTGSSILDAFDRLEVLESTAEAVINAKAIGDVSAMSQSVIDELRSAFNLG; encoded by the coding sequence ATGAGTATCCAACGCCCACTGATTCATCCACGCGATGAGATCATGCAAACGATGAGCCGCATCTACGGCTACCGCATGACAACAACGTCGGGAGGAAACCTCTCGATTCGCGAAGAGAATGGAGACATTTGGATCTCACCGGCGAGAGTGGACAAAGGCAATCTGACCCGCAACGACATCGTTTGCGTCAAAGCGGACGGCAGCACAGAAGGCTTGCACCCGCCGTCTTCGGAGTTCCCGTTCCATAAAGCGATCTATGCAGCGCGGCCTGATATTCGGGCCATCGTTCACGCGCACCCGGTGGCACTGGTCGCGTTCAGCATCTGCCACGCAGCCCCCAACACTCGCCTGTTTCACCAGACGCACTCAATCAGCGGTAATGTTGGCTTCGCTCCGTACGCTTGTCCGGGCAGCGAAGAACTGGGTCAAAGCATTGCGGCCACGTTTGCCCAAGGCTGCGATAGCGTAATCCTGGAGAATCACGGCGTAGTCGTCGGCAGCGATTCACTGGCGAGTGCCTTTGAACGATTCGAGGCTTTTGAATTTGCCGGCAAGACTTCGATCAAGGCGAACCAACTTGGCACGGTTCGCTATCTCGATGACGCCCAGCTTAAGCAGGCGGCCAATCGAAGCGTCAAGCTCCCTACCTTTGAGCCCGGAATTGCGACCGAGCAAGAGCGTGAGCTGCGTTTGAAGCTGTGTCAGTTCTTAAAAAGAGGTTGTCGTCAGCGTCTACTGATCAGCACCGAAGGCAGTTTTTCGGCTCGACTTGGCGATGACTCTTACCTGATCACGCCAACACAAAAAGACCGCGAGTCACTCTCCATCGACGATCTGGTCCTGGTAAAGGATGGCCATAGCGAAACCGGCAAGAAGCCCAGCCGCGCGGCACTCGCCCACCAAGCGATCTATGCCAAGCATCCCGATGTCCAAGCCATCGTGTTTGCTCACCCGGTCAATGGAACCGCATTCAGCGTGACGGACGTGAAGTTTGACACTCGCACGATTCCTGAAAGCTATGTGTTTTTACTGGATGTTGCCCATGTGCCGTACGGTGTCCAATATCAGAACGATGGCTCGATCGCGGATCATGTTTCACCAAAGGGACCGGCTGCCATCCTCGAAAACGATGGCGTCCTCGTGACGGGCTCCAGCATTCTGGATGCGTTCGACCGACTCGAAGTACTCGAGTCCACCGCCGAAGCAGTTATTAATGCCAAGGCGATCGGTGACGTCTCGGCGATGTCACAGAGTGTTATTGACGAACTCCGATCAGCTTTCAACTTGGGATAA